One Orrella dioscoreae genomic window carries:
- a CDS encoding L-2-amino-thiazoline-4-carboxylic acid hydrolase, with protein sequence MTPVDKQGNPPATAPANELGILARRRIEAEIIKPIYEILVREFGKEKAGAVIGEAVSNAAVQAGRQFAAREPQGANLRTFAGLQHLWTKDDALRIEVLNASDTEFDYDVKRCRYAEMYHEMGLGDIGHLLSCNRDAEFIVGYDPSVTMTRSTTIMSGAARCDFRYHRPADAPPAPKEPA encoded by the coding sequence ATGACCCCCGTCGACAAGCAGGGCAATCCGCCCGCCACGGCCCCCGCCAATGAGCTTGGCATCCTCGCGCGCCGGCGTATCGAGGCCGAAATCATCAAGCCGATCTACGAGATCCTGGTGCGCGAGTTCGGCAAGGAGAAGGCCGGCGCCGTGATCGGTGAGGCCGTGTCGAATGCCGCCGTGCAGGCCGGCCGGCAGTTCGCCGCGCGGGAGCCCCAGGGGGCGAACCTGCGTACGTTCGCCGGTCTCCAGCACCTGTGGACCAAGGACGATGCGCTGCGCATCGAGGTGCTGAACGCCAGCGACACCGAATTCGACTACGACGTGAAGCGTTGCCGCTATGCCGAGATGTATCACGAGATGGGGCTGGGCGACATCGGCCACCTGCTGTCCTGTAATCGGGACGCCGAGTTCATCGTCGGCTACGACCCCTCGGTCACCATGACCCGCAGCACCACCATCATGAGTGGCGCGGCGCGTTGCGATTTCCGCTATCACCGTCCCGCGGATGCGCCCCCGGCCCCGAAGGAGCCGGCATGA
- a CDS encoding branched-chain amino acid ABC transporter substrate-binding protein encodes MSTSATPARLPRLLALAAFCATALGVSPAWADKTVTLGLAAPLTGQSARIGKDLENGARLAIEDANKQKLVIGGETVTFRLQAVDDQSDPRVAVTVAQSLVDQGAVGVIGHWNTGTSIPAARVYHDAGIAQVAPAATGKSYTSQGFDTSFRIMGHDDVGGAYTGRYAVETLKARRIAVIDDRTAFGQGLADQFVRGVKEAGGEVVTREFVNDKQVDFDAILTRIKSRDADLVFFGGLDAQAALIVRRLQPLGLKARLIGAGGIVSQTFLTTSKGDGEGTIALEPGLPIAQMPGGQAFETRYREVYKQPIELHAPFAYDAAAVIIAAMREADSTDPTVFLPALRKIQYTGITGPVAFDAEGNLSQPAYTVYRVEQGKWAPAAVLGGKAAQAVASQ; translated from the coding sequence ATGTCCACGTCCGCAACCCCTGCCCGGCTGCCACGCCTGCTCGCCCTGGCCGCTTTCTGTGCCACCGCCCTCGGCGTCTCTCCTGCCTGGGCGGACAAGACGGTGACGCTGGGCCTGGCCGCGCCGCTGACGGGCCAGTCGGCCCGGATCGGCAAGGACCTGGAAAACGGCGCCCGTCTTGCCATCGAGGATGCCAACAAGCAGAAACTGGTGATCGGCGGCGAAACCGTCACGTTCCGCCTGCAGGCCGTGGACGACCAGTCCGATCCGCGCGTGGCCGTGACGGTCGCCCAGTCGCTGGTGGACCAGGGCGCGGTGGGGGTGATCGGCCACTGGAACACCGGGACCAGCATCCCCGCGGCGCGCGTCTATCACGACGCCGGCATTGCCCAGGTGGCGCCCGCCGCCACCGGCAAGTCGTATACCTCGCAAGGCTTCGACACCAGCTTCCGCATCATGGGCCATGACGACGTGGGCGGCGCCTACACCGGCAGGTATGCCGTGGAGACGCTCAAGGCCAGGCGCATCGCGGTCATCGACGACCGCACGGCTTTCGGCCAGGGCTTGGCCGACCAGTTCGTGCGTGGCGTGAAGGAGGCCGGCGGCGAGGTCGTCACGCGTGAGTTCGTGAACGACAAGCAGGTCGACTTCGATGCGATCCTGACCCGCATCAAGAGCCGCGATGCCGATCTGGTGTTCTTTGGCGGCCTGGATGCGCAAGCCGCGCTGATCGTGCGCCGCCTGCAACCGCTGGGCCTGAAGGCCCGCCTGATCGGCGCGGGCGGCATCGTCAGCCAGACTTTCCTGACGACCTCCAAGGGCGACGGGGAGGGCACCATTGCGCTGGAGCCGGGCCTGCCCATTGCCCAGATGCCTGGCGGCCAGGCGTTCGAGACGCGCTATCGCGAGGTCTACAAGCAGCCGATCGAACTGCATGCCCCGTTCGCCTACGACGCCGCGGCCGTCATCATCGCCGCCATGCGCGAAGCCGATTCCACCGACCCGACGGTGTTCCTGCCCGCCCTGCGCAAGATCCAGTACACCGGCATTACCGGGCCGGTCGCCTTCGATGCCGAAGGCAACCTGAGCCAACCCGCCTATACCGTTTACCGCGTGGAGCAGGGCAAGTGGGCGCCCGCCGCGGTGCTGGGTGGCAAGGCCGCGCAGGCCGTTGCCAGCCAGTAA
- a CDS encoding LysR substrate-binding domain-containing protein, translated as MNYLEQLQHDPPLRAVRAFEAYARLGTLAAAARELAITPSAISHQLRLLDAFLGAPLTTRQGRNLVLTAQGREYYRSLRSAFAVLRGATGHLREGAAPREVSLSVIPMFGMGWFIPHLHEFQALAPGLDVHVSYANHRHYPSDAADLSIRFGVGEWPGYDSIKLLPGAVVPVCHPGFLATRGPIPSPTALAALPLLHDEERGTWKLWLSAAGVSTAPRLEGAMFEDGQLTLCAALAGLGCALLRPPLIQRELDSGQLVQLFDLALDDGRDYYLCHRSGVALSTDEMALRDWLHARTQPWRQPGSA; from the coding sequence ATGAATTATTTAGAACAATTGCAGCATGACCCGCCGCTGCGTGCCGTTCGCGCTTTCGAAGCGTATGCACGCCTGGGCACGCTTGCCGCGGCCGCCCGTGAACTGGCGATCACGCCCTCCGCCATCAGCCACCAGCTGCGGCTGCTCGACGCGTTCCTGGGCGCACCGCTGACCACCCGCCAGGGCCGCAACCTGGTGCTGACGGCACAGGGGCGCGAATACTACCGCTCGCTGCGCTCGGCATTCGCGGTGCTGCGTGGCGCCACCGGCCACCTGCGCGAAGGCGCCGCGCCACGCGAGGTGTCCCTGAGCGTCATTCCGATGTTCGGCATGGGCTGGTTCATTCCGCACCTGCATGAGTTCCAGGCACTGGCCCCCGGCCTGGACGTGCATGTGTCCTACGCCAACCATCGGCACTACCCCAGCGATGCGGCCGACCTGTCCATCCGTTTCGGCGTGGGCGAGTGGCCCGGCTACGACAGCATCAAGCTGCTGCCCGGCGCCGTGGTGCCCGTCTGCCATCCTGGCTTCCTGGCCACGCGCGGGCCCATCCCCTCGCCCACCGCACTGGCGGCATTGCCGCTGCTGCATGACGAAGAGCGCGGCACCTGGAAGCTGTGGCTGTCGGCGGCGGGCGTCAGCACGGCGCCACGGCTGGAGGGCGCGATGTTCGAGGATGGGCAACTGACCTTGTGCGCGGCACTGGCGGGACTGGGCTGCGCGCTGTTGCGCCCGCCGCTGATCCAGCGCGAGCTGGACAGCGGCCAACTGGTGCAACTGTTCGACCTGGCGCTGGATGATGGCCGCGACTATTACCTGTGCCACCGCAGCGGCGTGGCGCTGTCAACGGACGAGATGGCGCTGCGCGATTGGCTGCACGCGCGTACGCAACCCTGGCGCCAGCCAGGTTCTGCCTGA
- a CDS encoding TetR/AcrR family transcriptional regulator: MNATAANTREQLLDYAQSLIGARGCNGFSYRDLADHVGVKTSSIHYYFPCKDDLVREAIEAYSQNAIARVHAIDASLPADEKLRRYADVLEGVVCSGKQLCIGGVLAADMNSLPESVRCVVKSFFLAMEAWLAAVLREGVEQGTVTLRCDAETSARALFAAVQGSMLSTRVFGDCNRIRETITSVCPSAGSPSTH; the protein is encoded by the coding sequence ATGAACGCCACCGCCGCCAATACCAGAGAGCAACTCCTCGACTACGCGCAGAGCCTGATCGGCGCGCGCGGCTGCAATGGATTCAGCTATCGCGACCTGGCTGACCATGTGGGCGTGAAGACGTCGAGCATCCACTACTACTTCCCCTGCAAGGACGATCTGGTGCGCGAGGCCATCGAGGCCTACAGCCAGAACGCCATCGCGCGCGTGCATGCCATCGACGCCTCCTTGCCTGCCGATGAAAAGCTGCGCCGCTATGCCGACGTGCTGGAAGGCGTGGTCTGTAGTGGCAAGCAACTGTGCATCGGCGGGGTGCTTGCCGCCGACATGAACTCCTTGCCCGAGTCGGTGCGTTGCGTCGTGAAGTCTTTCTTCCTTGCCATGGAGGCCTGGCTGGCCGCCGTGCTGCGAGAAGGCGTGGAACAGGGCACGGTCACGCTGCGCTGTGACGCGGAAACCTCCGCGCGTGCGCTCTTTGCCGCCGTGCAGGGCAGCATGCTCAGCACGCGCGTCTTCGGCGATTGCAATCGCATCCGCGAAACCATCACCAGCGTCTGCCCCTCGGCGGGCTCGCCGTCCACGCATTGA
- a CDS encoding DUF4148 domain-containing protein codes for MTKTFFSAAILSLSFLGASAVQAQELGYPPEVAQTSQVSAEQVRAEAVAARQAGEIFDGEQDQTAHFAPASLTRAQVQAELRQARAAGDVQPGEQDPALVFQG; via the coding sequence ATGACCAAGACCTTCTTCTCCGCCGCCATCCTCTCGCTGTCCTTCCTGGGTGCCTCCGCCGTCCAGGCCCAGGAGCTCGGCTACCCGCCCGAAGTGGCCCAGACCAGCCAGGTGAGCGCCGAGCAGGTTCGCGCTGAAGCCGTGGCCGCCCGCCAGGCCGGTGAAATCTTCGACGGCGAGCAGGACCAGACCGCCCATTTCGCGCCCGCCTCGCTGACGCGTGCCCAGGTCCAGGCTGAACTGCGCCAGGCGCGTGCCGCGGGCGACGTCCAGCCGGGCGAGCAGGATCCCGCGCTGGTGTTCCAAGGTTGA
- a CDS encoding DUF4148 domain-containing protein produces MTKTFASALILSASMLGAAAVQAQEIGYPADVDHTASVTREQVRAELRDAIAQGSIPAGELDVAALAPSGDSTHSRAQVRAELRQAQSHGLESRGELDYPPVAG; encoded by the coding sequence ATGACCAAGACCTTCGCTTCCGCCCTGATCCTTTCCGCCTCGATGCTGGGTGCCGCCGCCGTGCAGGCCCAGGAAATCGGCTACCCCGCCGACGTCGACCACACCGCCAGCGTGACCCGTGAGCAAGTGCGGGCCGAACTGCGCGACGCCATCGCCCAAGGCAGCATTCCCGCCGGCGAACTGGACGTGGCAGCTCTGGCCCCCAGTGGTGACAGCACCCACAGCCGTGCCCAGGTTCGCGCCGAGCTGCGCCAGGCCCAATCGCACGGCCTGGAAAGCCGCGGCGAACTGGACTACCCGCCGGTCGCGGGTTGA
- a CDS encoding GntR family transcriptional regulator produces MPSISLYSQIAEELARRIANGDYPVGSALPTEHELVDAFSASRHTVRSALRQLQDLGLISRRRGSGTVVEAQRPRSGYSQSLSSLEDLVQLAARTPRSVQKMQEVVLDIDQAAELGCPPGTRWLRISSTRGEAGKPPAGWTDLYVDAHYSKVKKLVQAHPDRLVSDLIESHFGRRIATVEQTISAAPVPAEIARVLEVPAESPGLFILRHYRDQAGVLVLASTSYHPADRYRFSMTLIRER; encoded by the coding sequence ATGCCGTCCATTTCGCTCTACAGCCAGATCGCCGAGGAACTCGCCCGCCGCATTGCGAATGGCGATTACCCGGTAGGGTCGGCGCTGCCCACCGAACACGAGCTGGTCGATGCGTTCTCCGCCAGCCGCCACACGGTGCGTTCGGCGTTGCGCCAGTTGCAGGACCTGGGCCTGATTTCCCGCCGGCGCGGCAGCGGCACCGTGGTCGAGGCGCAACGTCCTCGCTCCGGCTACAGCCAATCCTTGTCCTCGCTGGAAGACCTGGTGCAGTTGGCCGCCCGCACGCCGCGCAGCGTGCAGAAGATGCAGGAAGTGGTGCTGGATATCGATCAGGCTGCCGAGTTGGGATGTCCGCCCGGCACGCGCTGGCTGCGCATCAGTTCCACGCGGGGCGAAGCCGGCAAGCCACCGGCGGGCTGGACGGATCTGTACGTGGACGCCCACTACAGCAAAGTGAAGAAGCTGGTGCAGGCGCATCCCGACCGCCTGGTGTCGGACCTGATCGAAAGCCACTTCGGTCGCCGTATCGCCACGGTGGAGCAGACCATTTCCGCCGCGCCGGTGCCTGCCGAGATCGCACGCGTGCTCGAGGTGCCAGCGGAGTCGCCAGGCCTCTTCATCCTGCGCCATTACCGGGATCAGGCAGGGGTGTTGGTGCTGGCCTCCACCTCGTATCACCCCGCGGATCGCTATCGTTTCTCGATGACGCTGATCCGGGAACGGTAG
- a CDS encoding class-II fumarase/aspartase family protein — MPISVLESALFKDMFGTAAMRAVFDDRATVRRYVETEVALARVQGRLGVIPAAAAQAIAARADAEAIDLARLAHETEIVGYPILPLVHQLAPQCGPEGEYLHWGATTQDIMDTATVLQVREALAIIEADLAALDEILDGLAERYRDSPMAGRTHLQHALPITFGYKAAVWLLMVRRHRERLAQLKPRVLIGQFGGAAGTLASLGDEGLAVHAALMKELGLAEAPVTWHVARDGLAETVQFLALITGTLGKIAVDVMLMMTNELAEAFEPFVKGRGASSTMPQKRNPISCELMWAASKTVRQHAGLALDAMLQDFERATGPWHLEWSCIPESFVLTAGALNQARFMLAGLEVDTARMRRNLDLSGGLIVAEAVMMGLAPHIGRQTAHDVVYDACRQAATHGLPLADVLHADPAVSSKLDRQAIDRLCDPGNYLGAAPHMVDRLRQQAHG, encoded by the coding sequence ATGCCCATTTCCGTACTCGAATCCGCTTTGTTCAAGGACATGTTCGGCACGGCCGCCATGCGTGCCGTGTTCGATGACCGCGCCACCGTGCGCCGCTACGTGGAGACCGAAGTCGCGCTGGCGCGCGTGCAGGGCCGCCTGGGTGTCATCCCGGCCGCCGCCGCCCAGGCCATCGCCGCCCGCGCCGATGCCGAGGCCATCGACCTGGCCCGACTGGCCCACGAGACCGAGATCGTCGGCTACCCCATCCTGCCGCTGGTGCACCAGTTGGCCCCGCAATGCGGGCCGGAAGGCGAGTACCTGCACTGGGGCGCCACCACCCAGGACATCATGGACACCGCCACGGTGCTGCAGGTGCGCGAGGCGCTGGCAATCATCGAGGCCGACCTGGCCGCCCTGGACGAGATCCTGGACGGCCTGGCCGAGCGCTATCGCGACAGTCCGATGGCAGGCCGCACGCATCTGCAACATGCCTTGCCCATCACCTTCGGCTACAAGGCGGCCGTGTGGCTGCTGATGGTGCGCCGTCACCGCGAACGCCTGGCCCAGCTGAAGCCCCGGGTGCTGATCGGGCAATTTGGCGGCGCGGCCGGCACGCTGGCCTCGCTGGGCGACGAGGGCCTGGCCGTGCACGCGGCGCTGATGAAGGAACTGGGCCTGGCGGAAGCGCCCGTCACCTGGCACGTGGCGCGTGACGGCCTGGCCGAGACGGTGCAGTTCCTCGCGCTCATCACCGGCACGCTGGGCAAGATCGCCGTGGACGTGATGCTGATGATGACCAACGAACTGGCCGAGGCCTTCGAGCCGTTCGTGAAGGGCCGCGGCGCCTCCAGCACCATGCCGCAGAAGCGCAACCCCATTTCCTGCGAACTGATGTGGGCGGCGTCCAAGACCGTGCGCCAGCACGCTGGCCTGGCGCTGGACGCCATGCTGCAGGACTTCGAACGCGCCACCGGTCCCTGGCACCTGGAGTGGTCGTGCATCCCCGAATCGTTCGTGCTGACCGCCGGCGCACTGAACCAGGCGCGCTTCATGCTGGCCGGCCTGGAAGTCGACACCGCGCGCATGCGCCGCAACCTCGATCTTTCCGGCGGCCTCATCGTCGCCGAGGCCGTGATGATGGGCCTCGCCCCGCACATCGGCCGCCAGACCGCGCACGACGTGGTCTATGACGCCTGCCGCCAGGCCGCCACCCACGGCCTGCCGCTGGCAGACGTGCTGCACGCCGACCCGGCCGTTTCCAGCAAGCTCGACCGCCAGGCCATCGACCGCCTGTGCGATCCGGGCAACTACCTGGGCGCCGCCCCCCACATGGTGGATCGCCTGCGCCAGCAGGCACACGGCTGA
- a CDS encoding Bug family tripartite tricarboxylate transporter substrate binding protein: MKQWIAGALALAAMAATPSHAQDYPTRAITWIVPFAAGGPTDAMARNIANRVSQELKQTILVENVGGAGGTIGAAKAARSSPDGYTFLVGHIGYMAAAPSLYAKLPYDPVKDFKAVFRFPDTPLVLLVGANSPHTSVEEFIDFGRKNPGKLNFSNAGVGSTSHLVAAMFASRAKMEVTPIAYKGAGPALNDLMGGQVDAMFDQTNTALPQTQGGKVRALALTSAAPMPQFPNVPTAGEKALPGFQVSTWYGLYAPKDVPDNVVRVMHEAYSRALKDADFTGKMTAQGILVLPPDQVDPQAFQAFTASEVTKWAEVIKQAGITLQ, from the coding sequence ATGAAGCAATGGATCGCTGGCGCCCTGGCGCTGGCCGCAATGGCCGCGACTCCCTCGCACGCGCAGGACTATCCCACCCGCGCCATCACCTGGATCGTGCCCTTCGCCGCGGGCGGCCCTACCGATGCCATGGCGCGCAACATCGCCAACCGCGTCTCGCAGGAACTCAAGCAGACCATCCTGGTGGAGAACGTCGGTGGCGCGGGCGGCACCATCGGCGCGGCCAAGGCGGCGCGCTCGTCGCCCGACGGCTACACCTTCCTGGTCGGCCACATCGGCTACATGGCCGCGGCGCCCTCGCTCTATGCCAAGCTGCCCTATGACCCGGTGAAGGACTTCAAGGCCGTGTTCCGCTTCCCCGACACGCCGCTGGTGCTGCTGGTGGGCGCGAATTCGCCGCACACGTCGGTGGAGGAATTCATCGACTTCGGCCGCAAGAACCCCGGCAAGCTGAACTTCAGCAACGCTGGCGTGGGATCGACCTCGCACCTGGTGGCCGCCATGTTCGCCAGCCGCGCCAAGATGGAGGTCACGCCCATCGCCTACAAGGGCGCGGGGCCCGCCCTGAACGACCTGATGGGCGGCCAGGTGGATGCCATGTTCGACCAGACCAACACTGCCCTGCCCCAGACCCAGGGCGGCAAGGTGCGCGCGCTGGCGCTGACCTCGGCGGCGCCCATGCCGCAGTTCCCCAACGTGCCCACCGCCGGCGAGAAGGCCCTGCCGGGCTTCCAGGTCTCGACCTGGTATGGCCTGTATGCGCCGAAGGACGTGCCCGACAACGTCGTGCGCGTCATGCATGAAGCGTATTCGCGCGCGCTGAAGGACGCCGACTTCACCGGCAAGATGACCGCGCAGGGCATCCTGGTGCTGCCCCCCGACCAGGTCGACCCGCAAGCCTTCCAGGCCTTCACCGCCTCGGAAGTCACGAAGTGGGCCGAGGTGATCAAGCAGGCCGGCATCACGCTGCAGTAA
- a CDS encoding fumarate hydratase: MTAIQAEHIVDGIARALQAVSHTHPPDFVRALAAAHARETGTAARHAMLQLLVNSKLAHRAKRPVCQDTGVVHVYFTLGMDARITAAGLAATPSLQALADEAVARAYLCPSNPLRASMVRDPLGERANTGDNTPAVVHIDMVEGCTLDVLVVAKGGGGDVKARYGMLNASDSVADWVLAQLPGMGAGWCPPGVLGVGVGGSPEQALHLAKRALFSPIDIDALRARGAANAAERLRLTLMDRINGLGIGAQGLGGDTTVLDVKVATAPSHAALLPVALMPNCAATRYTAFTLDGSGPAALEVPDERVWDGIPDALPGQDGLAVDLDTLRREEAARWRAGDLLRLSGTLYTARDAAHKRLVDRLARGEPLPVDLNGRALYYVGPVDPIEGEAVGPAGPTTATRMDKFMETVLAQTGLLLTIGKAERGPAAIAAIKRHGAPYLMATGGAAYLVSQAIKSARVVAFEDLGMEAIYAFDVEDMPVTVAVDASGRSVHEVFRLAVE, from the coding sequence ATGACCGCCATCCAGGCCGAGCATATCGTCGACGGCATCGCCCGCGCACTGCAGGCGGTCAGCCACACGCATCCGCCGGATTTCGTGCGCGCGCTGGCCGCCGCGCACGCGCGCGAGACCGGCACGGCGGCGCGCCACGCCATGCTGCAGTTGCTGGTGAACAGCAAGCTGGCGCACCGGGCCAAACGGCCCGTGTGCCAGGATACCGGCGTGGTGCACGTGTATTTCACGCTGGGCATGGACGCGCGCATCACCGCAGCCGGCCTGGCGGCCACGCCCAGCCTGCAGGCGCTGGCCGACGAGGCGGTGGCGCGCGCGTATCTTTGCCCCAGCAATCCCCTGCGCGCCTCCATGGTGCGCGACCCGCTGGGCGAGCGCGCCAACACGGGCGACAACACCCCGGCCGTCGTGCACATCGACATGGTCGAGGGCTGTACGCTGGACGTGCTGGTCGTCGCCAAGGGCGGCGGCGGCGACGTGAAGGCGCGCTACGGCATGCTCAACGCCAGCGACTCCGTCGCCGACTGGGTGCTGGCCCAACTGCCCGGCATGGGCGCGGGCTGGTGTCCGCCCGGCGTGCTGGGCGTGGGCGTGGGCGGCAGCCCCGAACAGGCGCTGCACCTGGCCAAGCGCGCGCTCTTCTCGCCCATCGACATCGACGCCCTGCGCGCGCGCGGCGCCGCCAACGCCGCGGAGCGCCTGCGGCTGACGCTGATGGACCGCATCAATGGGCTGGGCATCGGCGCGCAAGGCCTGGGCGGCGACACGACGGTGCTGGACGTGAAGGTGGCCACCGCGCCCTCGCACGCCGCGCTGCTGCCCGTGGCCCTGATGCCCAACTGCGCCGCCACGCGCTACACCGCCTTCACGCTGGACGGCAGCGGGCCTGCCGCATTGGAAGTCCCGGACGAGCGCGTGTGGGACGGCATCCCCGACGCGCTCCCCGGCCAGGACGGCCTGGCGGTGGACCTGGACACCCTGCGCCGGGAAGAGGCCGCGCGATGGCGCGCCGGCGACCTGCTGCGCCTGTCCGGCACGCTGTACACGGCACGCGACGCCGCGCACAAACGACTGGTGGACAGGCTGGCGCGCGGGGAGCCGCTGCCGGTGGACCTGAATGGGCGCGCGCTGTACTACGTCGGCCCGGTGGACCCGATCGAAGGCGAAGCAGTGGGCCCCGCAGGCCCGACCACGGCCACCCGCATGGACAAGTTCATGGAGACGGTGCTGGCGCAGACCGGCCTGCTGCTGACCATCGGCAAGGCGGAACGCGGCCCGGCAGCCATCGCCGCGATCAAGCGGCACGGCGCGCCATACCTGATGGCGACGGGCGGCGCGGCATACCTGGTGTCGCAGGCGATCAAGTCAGCCCGGGTCGTTGCCTTCGAGGACCTGGGCATGGAGGCGATCTACGCTTTCGACGTTGAAGACATGCCGGTGACGGTTGCCGTGGATGCGTCGGGACGGTCGGTGCATGAGGTGTTTCGGCTGGCTGTTGAGTGA
- a CDS encoding YbdD/YjiX family protein — translation MMRLNLSGAARQAGRVGGYLGQTLRLMVGVPDYDTYCEHMRLNHPDQEPLSYDAFFRNRQDARYGGKGRIGCC, via the coding sequence ATGATGCGTTTGAACTTGAGCGGCGCCGCCCGCCAGGCCGGCCGTGTCGGCGGCTACCTGGGGCAGACGCTGCGGCTGATGGTCGGGGTGCCCGATTACGACACCTACTGCGAGCACATGCGGCTGAACCATCCGGACCAGGAGCCGCTGTCCTACGACGCCTTCTTCCGCAACCGGCAGGATGCGCGCTACGGCGGGAAAGGCCGGATCGGGTGCTGCTGA